A region of Kribbella sp. NBC_01245 DNA encodes the following proteins:
- the metE gene encoding 5-methyltetrahydropteroyltriglutamate--homocysteine S-methyltransferase — protein MNINTTVLGYPRIGPRRELKQAVERYWAGDLDASALADVAQTLRRETWNDLAGRGLDVLPGNTFSYYDQMLDHIQLFDAVPGRYRSLGLTDLDMYFAMARGRDEVAPLELTKWFDTNYHYLVPELDESTVFRLAGDKPLAELAEASALDVNTRPVLIGPLTFLLLSKPSAEAGASFQPLDLLDQLVEVYAELLAHLADAGAEWVQLDEPAYVADRSQAELDALSSVYRRLSALPNRPKLLVAGYFGDLGPALPLLAATDVDGIAVDLVAAPSVQLTGLPGLASKQLVAGVVDGRNIWRADLGAILTTCATLLGACAELTISTSCSLLHVPYDVEVEAGLDRDVRKRLSFARQKVDEVVLLGRALRDDSGVLVDLASGTAVPGIGESWRRPTDPSRNAAIRARVEGLMPADRQRAPYDERAIAQQEALALPSLATTTIGSFPQTSDVRRARADLRAGRIDQAAYDALMRAEIERVIRLQESIGLDVLVHGEPERNDMVQYFAERLDGFATTDLGWVQSYGTRCVRPPILFGDVSRPEPMTVTWATYAASLTDRPVKGMLTGPVTILAWSFVRDDQPLGDTADQVALALRDEIADLVEAGIAVVQVDEPALRELLPLREAERKAYLDWSVASFRLATGGAPARVQIHTHLCYSEFGAVIAGIDGLDADVTTIEAARSRMEVLADLAAIGFRRGVGPGVYDIHSPRVPSVEELAGLLGDALGSVPADRLWVNPDCGLKTRGYAEAEPALRNLVAAARLARLVHPS, from the coding sequence GTGAACATCAACACCACTGTGCTGGGCTATCCGAGAATCGGGCCCCGGCGCGAGCTGAAGCAGGCCGTCGAGCGGTACTGGGCCGGCGACCTGGATGCCTCCGCCCTCGCCGACGTGGCGCAAACCCTTCGCCGGGAGACCTGGAACGACCTGGCCGGGCGCGGTCTGGACGTCCTGCCCGGCAACACTTTTTCGTACTACGACCAGATGCTCGACCACATCCAGCTGTTCGACGCCGTGCCCGGGCGCTACCGCTCGCTCGGTCTGACCGATCTGGACATGTACTTCGCGATGGCGCGTGGCCGGGACGAGGTGGCGCCGCTCGAGCTGACCAAGTGGTTCGATACGAACTACCACTACCTGGTGCCGGAGCTGGACGAGTCGACGGTCTTCCGCCTTGCGGGCGACAAGCCGCTCGCGGAGCTTGCCGAAGCGTCCGCACTCGACGTGAACACCCGCCCGGTGCTGATCGGGCCGCTGACGTTCTTGCTGCTCTCGAAGCCTTCCGCGGAGGCTGGTGCGTCCTTCCAGCCGTTGGATCTGCTGGATCAGCTGGTCGAGGTGTACGCCGAACTGCTCGCGCATCTCGCCGATGCCGGGGCCGAGTGGGTCCAGCTGGACGAACCGGCGTACGTCGCAGATCGCAGCCAGGCGGAGCTCGACGCGCTGTCCTCGGTCTATCGGCGGCTCTCCGCTCTGCCGAACCGCCCGAAACTCCTTGTAGCAGGGTATTTCGGCGACCTCGGCCCAGCCCTTCCGTTGCTCGCGGCAACCGATGTCGACGGTATCGCGGTTGACCTCGTGGCTGCGCCGTCCGTTCAGCTCACAGGTTTGCCAGGGCTCGCCTCAAAGCAGCTCGTCGCGGGCGTGGTGGACGGCCGGAACATCTGGCGAGCCGATCTCGGCGCGATCCTCACCACCTGCGCGACGCTGCTCGGGGCCTGCGCCGAGTTGACGATTTCGACCTCATGCTCGTTGCTGCACGTGCCGTACGACGTTGAGGTGGAGGCGGGCCTCGATCGCGATGTCCGCAAGCGCCTCTCCTTCGCCCGGCAGAAGGTCGACGAGGTGGTACTGCTCGGCCGGGCCTTGCGCGACGACTCGGGCGTGCTCGTCGACCTGGCCAGCGGCACCGCGGTACCGGGCATCGGCGAGTCTTGGCGGCGACCGACGGACCCGAGCCGCAACGCCGCGATCCGTGCCCGGGTTGAAGGTTTGATGCCCGCGGACCGCCAGCGTGCGCCGTACGACGAAAGGGCGATCGCGCAGCAGGAAGCCCTCGCCCTGCCGTCGTTGGCGACCACCACGATCGGGTCGTTCCCACAGACCTCCGACGTACGCCGGGCGCGAGCGGATCTGCGCGCGGGACGGATCGACCAGGCGGCGTACGACGCGTTGATGCGGGCCGAGATCGAGCGGGTGATCCGGTTGCAGGAGTCGATCGGGCTGGACGTTCTTGTTCACGGTGAGCCTGAACGCAACGATATGGTCCAGTACTTCGCGGAACGGCTCGACGGGTTCGCGACGACCGACCTCGGCTGGGTTCAGTCGTACGGCACTCGTTGCGTGCGCCCGCCGATCCTCTTTGGCGACGTGTCGCGCCCGGAGCCGATGACCGTCACCTGGGCGACGTACGCCGCCTCGCTGACGGATCGACCGGTGAAGGGCATGCTGACCGGGCCGGTGACGATCCTGGCCTGGTCGTTCGTGCGGGACGATCAGCCGTTGGGGGACACCGCGGACCAGGTCGCACTCGCACTGCGCGACGAGATCGCCGACCTGGTCGAGGCGGGAATCGCGGTCGTGCAGGTGGATGAGCCCGCGCTGCGCGAACTGCTGCCGCTACGCGAGGCTGAGCGCAAGGCGTACCTGGACTGGTCCGTCGCGTCGTTCCGGCTGGCGACGGGTGGTGCGCCCGCGCGGGTTCAGATCCACACGCACCTTTGCTATTCGGAGTTCGGCGCGGTCATCGCGGGTATCGACGGGCTCGACGCGGACGTCACGACGATCGAGGCCGCGCGTTCCCGGATGGAGGTGCTCGCCGACCTGGCCGCGATCGGCTTCCGCCGCGGCGTTGGGCCCGGGGTTTACGACATCCACTCGCCGCGGGTGCCTTCGGTGGAGGAGCTGGCCGGTCTGCTCGGCGATGCGCTCGGGTCCGTGCCGGCGGATCGCCTGTGGGTGAACCCGGACTGCGGTCTGAAGACTCGCGGTTATGCCGAGGCCGAGCCGGCCCTGCGCAACCTCGTCGCCGCTGCGCGGTTGGCGCGACTGGTGCACCCCTCCTGA
- a CDS encoding FecCD family ABC transporter permease: protein MNRLLVLRSGPISARVDAVSVLVGVIAWALTLGVAAYSLTLGDYEIPLPDVLNTLAGNGSLVMTDVVVNSRLPRVIVGMGVGAAFAISGAIFQRLARNPLVSPDLIGINAGAALAAVVMITILGSGAGWIPIGALLGSLATATIIYTLAYRRGVAGYRLILVGIGITAMVTAATSYLLTLADIYTAKSASLWLAGSLSGRTWTHAALMGGTLLIGVPFALLLSRQLRLLELGDDLARTLAGRVELARGLLILAGVGLAALATAAAGPIGFVALVAPQITRRLLAERVIGLLTSGAIGALLVVVSDLVARQIFAPTTLPVGIVTAFLGAPYLLILMARANRVGRGG, encoded by the coding sequence GTGAACCGGCTGCTGGTATTGCGATCCGGGCCCATCTCGGCGCGAGTCGACGCGGTCAGCGTGCTCGTCGGGGTGATCGCGTGGGCGTTGACCTTGGGGGTGGCGGCCTACTCGTTGACGCTCGGCGACTACGAGATCCCCCTGCCGGACGTGCTCAACACCCTTGCGGGCAACGGATCTCTGGTCATGACCGACGTGGTGGTGAACAGCAGACTGCCGCGAGTCATCGTCGGAATGGGCGTTGGTGCCGCCTTCGCGATCTCGGGCGCGATCTTCCAGCGCCTGGCCCGCAACCCGCTGGTCAGCCCGGACCTGATCGGTATCAACGCCGGCGCGGCGCTCGCGGCCGTCGTGATGATCACCATCCTCGGCAGCGGCGCGGGCTGGATCCCGATCGGCGCGCTGCTCGGTTCGTTGGCCACGGCAACGATCATCTACACCTTGGCCTATCGGCGCGGTGTGGCGGGCTATCGCCTTATTTTAGTAGGGATTGGCATCACAGCGATGGTCACGGCAGCCACGTCGTACCTGCTGACGCTGGCCGATATCTACACCGCCAAGAGCGCCTCGCTTTGGCTCGCGGGCAGCCTTTCCGGCCGGACCTGGACCCATGCCGCGTTGATGGGCGGCACCTTGCTCATCGGCGTTCCGTTCGCGCTCTTGCTCTCCCGTCAACTCCGGCTGCTCGAACTCGGCGACGACCTCGCCCGAACCCTGGCCGGCCGCGTCGAACTGGCACGCGGCCTGCTGATCCTGGCAGGCGTCGGCCTCGCAGCGCTCGCGACGGCAGCGGCCGGGCCGATCGGATTCGTCGCGCTGGTCGCTCCGCAGATCACTCGTCGCCTCTTGGCCGAGCGCGTCATCGGCCTGCTCACCTCGGGCGCGATCGGGGCGTTGCTGGTGGTCGTTTCGGATCTGGTGGCGCGCCAGATCTTCGCACCGACGACGTTGCCGGTAGGCATCGTGACGGCCTTTCTCGGCGCGCCGTACCTGCTCATCTTGATGGCCCGCGCGAATCGCGTCGGGCGCGGAGGCTGA
- a CDS encoding helix-turn-helix transcriptional regulator → MPSLTEDELLLREAETIVVALGKMFPGLCEVVLHDLRRPDNAIRVIENNLSGRAVGAPATELGLARIEDPDYPSVIQNYPNTFPDGRPAKSTSIGLKNSKGAYVAAICLNLDVSLFSTITRALGNLIQTDAPAQPENLRARTTDSLRALVEEFAVSRGRGPRDLEVADRKELLRSLKEQGFLEVKHSVPALTEILGISRATIYNYVR, encoded by the coding sequence ATGCCTTCGTTGACTGAGGATGAGTTGTTGCTGCGCGAGGCGGAGACGATTGTCGTTGCCTTGGGCAAGATGTTCCCCGGCTTGTGCGAGGTGGTGTTGCACGACCTGCGCCGACCGGACAACGCGATCCGGGTGATCGAGAACAACCTGTCCGGCCGGGCCGTCGGCGCTCCCGCGACCGAGCTCGGTCTGGCGCGGATCGAGGATCCGGATTACCCGAGCGTCATCCAGAACTATCCGAACACCTTCCCGGACGGACGCCCTGCCAAGAGCACGTCGATCGGACTGAAGAACAGCAAGGGCGCGTACGTCGCGGCGATCTGCCTCAACCTGGACGTATCCCTCTTCTCAACGATCACCCGCGCCCTTGGCAACCTGATCCAGACCGACGCGCCGGCTCAGCCGGAGAACCTCCGCGCCCGGACCACCGATTCACTGCGTGCCCTCGTTGAGGAATTCGCCGTCTCTCGCGGCCGCGGGCCTCGTGACCTGGAAGTTGCCGATCGCAAGGAGTTGCTGCGATCCCTTAAGGAACAGGGCTTTCTCGAGGTCAAGCATTCCGTTCCCGCGTTGACCGAGATCCTCGGCATCTCCCGCGCGACCATCTACAACTACGTGAGGTGA
- a CDS encoding pyridoxal-phosphate dependent enzyme yields the protein MAEQMYVDPRSGRGYPLEVARWRGDDGAPLMVSAMPGISREQVLSEVRSLWRYRAALPEVVGAAVSMGEGCTPLVSQRWGSGEVRFKLEWFSSTGSFKDRGTSVMMSYLAGQGITEVIEDSSGNGGSSVSAYAARAGIRARILAPEGTSPAKVLQSRAYGAEVSLVPGDREATSARALVESAHTYYASHNWHPFFLQGTKTLAYELWEDLGFRAPDAVVTVAGAGSIVLGLDLGFSELLAAGQISRLPRLLVAQPEACAPIVGAFADRPVSFAPTIAEGTAIQKPIRLPEVLAAIRRSGGDMAAIPEADIVDAVRRLAAVGLYAEPTSATAAAAIDVFRARGEIRPDETTVVVLTGSGLKATTRMGEVFDAFVD from the coding sequence ATGGCTGAGCAGATGTACGTCGATCCGCGATCCGGGCGGGGTTACCCGCTGGAGGTCGCGCGCTGGCGCGGGGACGACGGCGCGCCCCTGATGGTGTCCGCGATGCCGGGCATCAGCCGGGAGCAGGTGCTGTCCGAGGTCCGGTCGTTGTGGCGGTATCGCGCGGCACTGCCCGAAGTGGTTGGCGCGGCGGTGAGCATGGGCGAGGGGTGTACGCCGCTGGTCTCGCAGCGGTGGGGCTCGGGCGAGGTGCGGTTCAAGCTGGAGTGGTTCAGTTCGACGGGCAGTTTCAAGGACCGCGGGACCAGCGTGATGATGTCGTACCTCGCCGGGCAAGGTATTACCGAAGTGATCGAGGACAGCTCTGGAAATGGCGGCTCCTCGGTCTCGGCGTATGCCGCTCGCGCGGGGATCCGGGCCCGCATCCTCGCGCCTGAGGGCACGTCCCCGGCGAAGGTGTTGCAGAGCCGGGCGTACGGCGCTGAGGTCTCGTTGGTGCCGGGTGATCGCGAGGCGACGTCGGCGCGCGCCCTGGTGGAGTCGGCTCACACGTACTACGCCAGTCACAACTGGCATCCGTTCTTCCTCCAGGGGACGAAGACGCTCGCCTACGAACTCTGGGAGGACCTCGGCTTCCGCGCACCGGATGCCGTCGTCACCGTGGCAGGCGCCGGCAGCATCGTCCTCGGGCTCGACCTGGGCTTCTCCGAATTGCTCGCGGCGGGCCAAATCTCTCGCCTGCCAAGGCTTCTCGTCGCACAACCCGAGGCTTGTGCGCCCATCGTCGGGGCGTTTGCCGACCGTCCGGTGTCGTTCGCGCCAACGATCGCGGAAGGTACGGCGATCCAGAAGCCGATCCGTCTGCCCGAGGTGCTCGCGGCCATCCGGCGTTCGGGTGGCGATATGGCGGCGATTCCCGAGGCAGACATCGTTGACGCCGTACGACGCTTGGCCGCGGTCGGGCTGTACGCCGAACCGACGAGCGCCACCGCGGCGGCCGCGATCGACGTCTTCCGCGCTCGCGGCGAGATCCGCCCTGACGAGACGACGGTTGTGGTGCTGACCGGATCGGGGCTCAAGGCAACAACGCGGATGGGCGAGGTGTTCGATGCCTTCGTTGACTGA
- a CDS encoding IS110 family transposase → MEQTQDVEEIIARVAALDIGKAELVCCVRIPDPGRPGRRLQEVDRYSTMTRSLLRLADRLVELGVSRVVMEATSDYWKPPFYLLEAAGLETWLVNAKDVKHLPGRPKTDRLDAVWLCKVAERQMLRASFVPPLPIRQLRDLTRYRVDLVNACTAEKNRVEKLLEDACIKVSVVASDIFGVSGRDMLAALAGGERDPKVLAQLARSRMRAKIGDLEEAFTGYFTDHHAYLLAKMLARIDQIEADIADLEDRIGDQIAPFAEAVERLDEIPGIGRVTAHVIIAEIGTDMTRFPTPGHLASWARFAPGVKESAGKKKGTGATGHGNSYLARVLGEAAVCAGKTDTFLGERYRRIARRRGRKKAIVAVGRSILVIVWHLLSDPDAHFHDLGPDFYDNRINPERKRRNHVRQLQALGYNVTLEPVA, encoded by the coding sequence CTGGAGCAGACGCAGGATGTCGAGGAGATCATCGCGCGGGTCGCGGCGCTGGACATCGGTAAGGCCGAGTTGGTGTGTTGTGTGCGGATTCCGGATCCGGGCCGGCCGGGGCGCCGGTTGCAGGAGGTGGACCGGTATTCGACGATGACGCGGTCGTTGTTGCGGCTGGCTGACCGGCTGGTCGAGCTGGGGGTGTCGCGGGTGGTGATGGAGGCGACCTCGGACTATTGGAAGCCGCCGTTCTATCTGCTGGAGGCGGCCGGGTTGGAGACCTGGCTGGTGAACGCCAAGGATGTGAAGCATTTGCCGGGTCGGCCGAAGACCGACCGGCTGGATGCGGTGTGGTTGTGCAAGGTGGCGGAGCGGCAGATGCTGCGGGCCAGTTTCGTGCCGCCGTTGCCGATCCGCCAGTTGCGGGATCTGACCCGGTATCGGGTTGATTTGGTGAACGCGTGCACTGCGGAGAAGAACCGGGTGGAGAAGCTGCTGGAAGATGCCTGTATCAAGGTGTCGGTGGTCGCGTCGGACATTTTCGGGGTGTCGGGGCGGGACATGCTGGCCGCGCTGGCCGGGGGTGAGCGGGACCCGAAGGTGCTGGCGCAGTTGGCCCGGTCCCGGATGCGGGCCAAGATCGGTGACCTGGAAGAAGCCTTCACCGGATACTTCACCGACCACCACGCCTATCTGCTGGCCAAGATGCTGGCCCGGATCGACCAGATCGAAGCCGATATCGCCGACCTCGAAGACAGGATCGGCGACCAGATCGCCCCTTTCGCCGAGGCGGTGGAACGACTCGATGAGATCCCCGGCATCGGGCGGGTCACCGCGCACGTGATCATCGCCGAAATCGGGACCGACATGACCCGGTTCCCCACCCCGGGCCACCTGGCGTCGTGGGCCAGGTTCGCCCCCGGGGTTAAAGAATCGGCCGGGAAGAAGAAAGGCACCGGCGCCACCGGCCACGGCAACTCCTACCTGGCCCGGGTCCTGGGCGAGGCCGCCGTCTGCGCCGGTAAAACCGACACCTTCCTCGGCGAACGCTACCGGCGCATCGCCAGACGCCGCGGCCGCAAGAAAGCCATCGTCGCGGTCGGCCGCTCCATCCTGGTCATCGTCTGGCACCTGCTATCCGATCCCGACGCCCACTTCCACGACCTCGGCCCCGACTTCTACGACAACCGCATCAACCCCGAACGGAAACGACGCAACCACGTCCGCCAACTCCAAGCCCTCGGCTACAACGTCACCCTCGAACCCGTCGCCTGA
- a CDS encoding ABC transporter ATP-binding protein, whose protein sequence is MALEAQHLNLGYDDRPVVADLSVRIPAGRVTVIVGANACGKSTLLRGLARLLAPRGGVVLLDHVDVTRLPGGVLATRLGMLPQQPIAPDGITVADLVGRGRHPHQRWFRQWSKQDEQAVLDALKATDTLDLADRSLDELSGGQRQRVWIALALAQDAEIMLLDEPTTFLDLAHQLEVLDLVHDLNVVRGKTIVLVLHDLNLASRYADHLIALKGGQVVAEGPPRDVVTAELVEEVFGLPCAVIEDPLTGTPLVLPKPRRTMALND, encoded by the coding sequence ATGGCACTCGAAGCGCAGCACCTCAATCTTGGGTACGACGATCGGCCGGTGGTCGCGGATCTCTCGGTCCGGATCCCGGCCGGCCGGGTGACCGTCATCGTGGGCGCGAACGCGTGCGGCAAGTCGACGCTGCTCCGCGGTCTGGCCCGGCTGCTCGCACCCCGAGGCGGCGTCGTACTGCTCGACCACGTGGACGTCACGCGGCTGCCCGGGGGCGTACTCGCGACCCGGCTCGGCATGCTGCCGCAACAACCCATCGCGCCGGACGGCATCACGGTCGCGGACCTGGTCGGACGCGGGCGTCATCCGCACCAGCGCTGGTTCCGGCAATGGTCGAAGCAGGACGAACAGGCCGTGCTCGATGCACTAAAGGCGACAGACACGCTGGATCTGGCCGATCGCTCGCTGGACGAGTTGTCCGGTGGGCAGCGCCAGCGGGTCTGGATCGCGCTCGCCCTCGCGCAGGACGCCGAGATCATGCTGCTGGACGAGCCGACCACGTTCCTCGACCTGGCGCATCAGCTGGAAGTGCTCGATCTCGTCCACGATCTCAACGTCGTACGGGGTAAGACGATCGTGCTGGTCCTCCACGATCTCAACCTGGCCAGCCGGTATGCGGACCACCTGATTGCTCTCAAAGGCGGTCAGGTGGTCGCCGAAGGCCCGCCGCGCGACGTGGTGACGGCGGAGCTGGTCGAGGAGGTCTTCGGTCTGCCTTGTGCCGTGATCGAGGACCCGCTGACCGGAACGCCGCTGGTGTTGCCAAAACCACGTCGCACAATGGCTTTGAACGACTAG
- a CDS encoding IS3 family transposase (programmed frameshift), with protein sequence MSRPSSYSPEIRERAVRMVVESKADYGSEFEAIKSVALKLGIGAPETLRKWVRRAEIDAGQRPGVTTSESDQLKALKRENAELRRANEILKSAANFLRGGARPPTEVIVAFINDHKDRFGVEPICRVLTEHGCKIAPSTYYDNRNRQPSKKKLRDAELIAVIEKVRAEVRFVRLFGADKLWLHLRGLGHDVARCTVERLMTQMGISGVIRGKKPRTTIADESAHRPPDLVDRRFVASAPNRLWVADFTYVATRTGTVYVAHIVDVFSRRIIGWKAATTMTTPLVLDALEMAMWTRRTEGTTDLTGLVHHNDAGTQYTSITFTKALLNAGIDASVGSVGDAYDNALAETHMGLYKSELIHSYGPWQGLHDVEAATLNWVHWFNTARPHGSIQDLTPTQAEHTHYTHRTRLAEAG encoded by the exons ATGTCACGTCCGTCGTCGTATTCGCCCGAGATCCGTGAGCGCGCTGTTCGGATGGTTGTTGAGTCCAAGGCCGACTATGGCTCGGAGTTCGAGGCGATCAAGTCGGTCGCGTTGAAGCTGGGGATCGGGGCGCCGGAGACGCTGCGCAAGTGGGTCCGTCGTGCCGAGATCGATGCTGGGCAGCGTCCTGGTGTCACCACCTCGGAGTCGGACCAGCTGAAGGCACTGAAGCGGGAGAACGCCGAGCTGCGGCGGGCGAACGAGATCCTGAAATCTGCAGCGA ACTTTCTTCGCGGCGGAGCTCGACCGCCCACAGAAGTGATCGTGGCGTTCATCAACGATCACAAAGACCGGTTCGGGGTCGAGCCGATCTGCCGCGTGCTCACCGAGCATGGCTGCAAGATCGCCCCATCCACCTACTACGACAACCGGAATCGTCAACCCAGTAAGAAGAAACTCCGCGATGCCGAGTTGATCGCGGTGATCGAGAAGGTCCGCGCCGAGGTCCGGTTCGTGCGGTTGTTCGGAGCCGACAAACTCTGGCTGCATCTGCGTGGCCTGGGCCACGACGTGGCTCGCTGCACGGTGGAACGATTGATGACCCAGATGGGCATCAGTGGCGTGATCCGCGGCAAGAAGCCACGGACCACCATCGCTGACGAGTCCGCTCACCGGCCGCCCGATCTGGTCGATCGCCGGTTCGTCGCCTCAGCCCCGAACCGGTTGTGGGTCGCCGACTTCACCTACGTCGCGACCAGGACCGGCACGGTCTACGTCGCGCACATCGTGGACGTATTCTCCCGCCGGATCATCGGCTGGAAAGCAGCCACCACGATGACCACACCGCTGGTCCTGGACGCCCTCGAGATGGCGATGTGGACCCGCCGAACCGAAGGCACCACCGACCTGACCGGACTGGTCCACCACAACGACGCCGGCACCCAATACACCTCGATCACCTTCACCAAAGCCCTGCTCAACGCCGGAATCGACGCCTCGGTCGGATCGGTCGGCGACGCCTACGACAACGCCCTGGCCGAGACCCACATGGGCCTCTACAAGTCCGAACTGATCCACTCCTACGGCCCCTGGCAAGGCCTCCACGACGTCGAAGCAGCCACCTTGAACTGGGTCCACTGGTTCAACACCGCCCGCCCTCACGGATCGATCCAAGACCTCACACCGACCCAAGCCGAGCACACTCACTACACTCACCGAACCCGTCTCGCCGAGGCCGGTTAA
- a CDS encoding alanine racemase, with product MSPAPARTPYLRLDRPRVVRNIRWLRDHLASLGVPLRPHLKTAKSVEVARLLFDGGSGPITVSTLAEAEAFAAAGFTEILYAVGIAPAKLPDVVAMHRRGIDLVVLLDSVAQAEAVAAASVESGVRIPALIEINCDNHRGGVEPESAELVAIGRALTGVSGEVRGVLTHAGESYFCYSEAELVKAAENERAVAVRAAETLRGKGFEVPVVSVGSTPTAHFARDLTGVTEVRAGNFVFFDLVMAGIGVCGTDDLALSVVTTVIGHRPDRGWILTDAGWMATSRDRGTARQAVDQGYGLVCTEDGEVIPDLLMTDASQEHGILSLREGSPRQLPSLPVGTRLRILPNHACATAAQHASYQVSTGETWPRITGW from the coding sequence ATGTCCCCCGCACCCGCCCGGACGCCGTACCTACGGCTGGACCGGCCACGCGTCGTCCGCAATATCCGGTGGCTGCGCGATCACCTCGCGTCTCTCGGCGTACCGCTTCGACCGCATCTCAAGACGGCCAAATCGGTCGAGGTGGCGCGGCTGCTCTTCGATGGTGGTTCCGGGCCGATCACGGTGTCCACGCTTGCCGAGGCGGAGGCCTTCGCGGCGGCGGGGTTCACCGAAATCCTTTACGCGGTGGGGATTGCGCCGGCCAAGCTGCCGGATGTCGTCGCGATGCATCGTCGCGGGATCGACCTCGTCGTCTTGCTGGACAGCGTGGCCCAGGCCGAGGCGGTCGCCGCCGCATCGGTCGAGTCCGGCGTACGCATCCCGGCCTTGATCGAGATCAACTGCGACAACCATCGCGGCGGCGTCGAGCCGGAATCTGCCGAGCTAGTCGCCATCGGCCGCGCGCTGACCGGCGTATCCGGCGAGGTGCGTGGGGTGTTGACGCATGCTGGGGAGTCGTACTTCTGCTATTCCGAGGCCGAGCTGGTGAAGGCCGCAGAGAACGAGCGAGCGGTCGCGGTGCGTGCCGCGGAAACCCTTCGCGGTAAGGGGTTTGAGGTGCCGGTCGTGAGTGTCGGATCGACGCCGACGGCGCACTTCGCCCGCGACCTGACCGGGGTCACGGAGGTCCGCGCCGGCAACTTCGTCTTCTTCGACCTGGTGATGGCCGGTATCGGCGTCTGCGGCACCGACGACCTCGCGCTCAGCGTCGTCACCACCGTGATCGGGCATCGGCCGGACCGCGGCTGGATCCTCACCGACGCCGGCTGGATGGCGACCTCCCGCGACCGCGGCACCGCCCGGCAAGCCGTGGACCAGGGGTACGGGCTGGTCTGCACGGAGGATGGCGAGGTCATCCCGGACCTGCTGATGACCGATGCCAGCCAGGAACACGGCATTCTCTCGCTTCGAGAAGGCAGTCCGCGGCAACTGCCGTCGCTGCCGGTCGGTACGCGGTTGCGGATCCTGCCGAACCACGCGTGTGCGACCGCCGCCCAGCACGCGTCGTACCAGGTATCCACCGGCGAGACCTGGCCGCGGATCACCGGTTGGTGA
- a CDS encoding ABC transporter substrate-binding protein, which translates to MAVGALLKPVLFATMLSLVAACGGAAEAGGKPKTGAITVKNCGLDVTVDGPPERVFAAYQPAIEMAHALGISDRLVGTAYLDAVVLPEYAEAQKSRKYYKNLPSREELLSTNPDFVLSGFNDVFSSAGSDSSFGSRKGLGELGVKTWIFSPLCPTADGLGDEAIDPKTVSMENVYADLRDLGKIFGVSGQAEKVIADQKTRIAAVEKKVAAAKRPTVAILRANLEGGVTVSGGPDFGTVLIRQAGGVNAFADLTSKRNVKISMEEFIKRNPDYVLVSDCCDAGMTEADSAAKIAALMSNPALANLKAVKNKRVKPFLFAHHSAGVRGAHTTELIAKIIHPDLVK; encoded by the coding sequence ATGGCCGTTGGTGCGTTGCTGAAACCTGTCCTGTTCGCGACCATGCTCAGCCTGGTCGCCGCTTGCGGTGGTGCCGCGGAGGCAGGTGGCAAACCAAAAACCGGCGCGATCACGGTCAAGAACTGCGGGCTCGATGTGACCGTCGACGGCCCGCCCGAGCGCGTCTTCGCGGCGTACCAGCCGGCCATTGAGATGGCGCACGCGCTGGGCATCTCCGACCGCCTCGTCGGTACGGCGTACTTGGACGCGGTCGTGCTGCCCGAGTACGCCGAAGCCCAGAAGAGCCGCAAGTACTACAAGAACCTGCCGAGTCGCGAGGAGCTGCTCAGCACGAATCCCGACTTCGTACTGTCCGGGTTCAACGACGTGTTCAGCAGCGCGGGCAGCGACTCCAGCTTCGGTAGTCGCAAGGGCCTGGGCGAGCTCGGCGTGAAGACGTGGATCTTCAGCCCGCTCTGCCCGACCGCGGACGGCCTCGGTGATGAGGCGATCGACCCGAAGACGGTCTCGATGGAGAACGTGTACGCCGATCTGCGCGATCTCGGCAAGATCTTCGGCGTCTCCGGCCAGGCCGAAAAAGTGATCGCGGACCAGAAGACCCGGATCGCGGCCGTCGAGAAGAAGGTCGCCGCCGCCAAAAGGCCGACAGTCGCCATTCTGCGCGCGAACCTCGAGGGCGGCGTGACGGTGTCGGGCGGTCCCGACTTCGGCACGGTGCTGATCCGGCAGGCCGGTGGGGTGAACGCCTTCGCCGATCTGACCTCCAAGCGGAACGTGAAGATCAGCATGGAGGAGTTCATCAAGCGCAATCCCGATTACGTGCTGGTGAGCGACTGCTGCGATGCGGGGATGACCGAGGCGGACAGTGCCGCGAAGATCGCCGCGCTGATGAGCAACCCGGCGCTGGCCAACCTCAAGGCCGTCAAGAACAAGCGGGTCAAGCCGTTCCTGTTCGCGCATCACTCGGCCGGTGTGCGGGGTGCGCATACGACCGAGCTGATCGCCAAGATCATCCATCCCGACCTGGTCAAGTGA